The window CTGAAGTGAACGCAAGactggacagaaaaaaaaaaaaacgccacaGCTTTACAAGGGAGAGACGGGACAAACTGGCAGAAGCGGTCCTCACCTCAGTCCAACATCACACAGACTTACTGCATTGCACACAATCCACAGTTGTCTTTCTCTTGGCATGAAGTATACAGAGACTGAGGTGTGTGGGTGTTAAGGGATGTTGTGGAGGGTAAAACTGCCTGAACTCAGTTCACACATCCCTTGTAACGTCTGTTCATCTACCTGCAAACAACAAAAGTGGCTGTGTTCAACACtggacagatgtgtttttatgttatgtGCATTTAACAAGTGCTGCCGAGACCCAACTTTCTGGGTTTGAAAAATGTTACTTGCAAACAGATACATGCACTGATACAAGGATAGGTTGCATGAATTCCAGTGTGTCCTCAGGTGCCGACAATACAGCTGCAGCACATGCaaaacctctgtgtgtctctgcctttgCATGTCTGTGCACAGTCTTCAAACTGAGGCGGTGCATATAAGCTCCGCCCACAACAACACAAGTGCTAAGATGTGCTTGCACGACTGCTTGACATCACCGCTGGCTCTCACTGGTGTTTGCACAGTGGTGTGAAGCTATCCAtgcagaaacaacaaaaagccTCAACACACTTTGTAATTTGACAGCATGGAAATTTATGCTTTTTTCCCACCTTTTCACCAAGTTgttaaatacactgtcaaaTGTAATACTATTCAAAATCCAGGTCCTGTGCAGGTAGATGCGACTGTTTCAAAAAAAGTTGCACATAATCAATGCAGCAGCAAAAATCAAAGAGGAGCATGTTGTTGTATTCACAGTAATGTTGCTCCATCTGGTGGACAACTATTTTCCCTGTATGGTTGCAGTGTGTTTCCTCCACCACTGGCCTGACACAAGCCCAGTGCACTCTACTTTGACCTGCAACCAAACTGTAATCTGTCACAACAAACAGCCATGACATGCGAAAACACATGAACAGATAAGTCATCTCCAGCAGTTAATGAAGGTAAATAAGGGTGGATGATAAATTATttgtttctccttctctttgtaATGCAGGCTGTATGTCCTCCACAGCACCCCCTCCCCTATTCTTTTCGTCACATATCAGCCCGCCTTTGCACTTGCCCAAATATAAACTAAGTTTCTTGGCACAGGGACAGGTTGTAATGGGGAGGAGTCTGTCGGGCACAGTTCAGCTTAGGACAGACTGAAGGACAAATGAGCAGGAAGGAGGATTTGCAAGAAAAATAAGAGGACAATAAAGCATACTGAATATTGCCAGCCTGGGGAACAGTAAGTTTTTACCAGATTTGACAGTATTTTACCTGGAAGACAACTATCACCACTTTAGACACACAACACCACTAGTAGGCCCTGCGTCAGGCCTAACCGCACTGTCGGTGCTTTAGTAGAGGAACATATCAGATATGTTTCAGTGTAAATACTGAAGTCATTCTAAGTTGACATGTTATTTTCtttagtttgttgttttctggcTTAGTAAAAATGTGAATAGAACATACAGATGCAGCCTACTTTTTGTGTTGGAtctaacatttaaaatgattattAGTGTGTGTCTATGTTTGAAAGCTGTGTGTATCTTTGTATCCGTACACCTGCAGatgtctctgtctcctgctgCCTTGGCTGCTCGTCGGGTGTTTGCAGCTGCGTCACATTCAAGCCATGAAGGAGGAGGTCAGTGTGTCTTTCCTGACCCTTTCAACCAAACAAAGTGGTTAAAGCTCCTGGATTTAACATCTTTACATACACAAGTAGCATTACAGACTTCAGTTAAACATTAACTGGAATGTCTGCCGAGCTGGCAGCCAGACCAGCTCTGGCAAATACTCAGGAGCagctcctgtttttttctgtcttcactgCTCCATATTGTATTCactggttgttgtttttcacaGCAAGAACATGGAAGATACTGACTATAGTTTTGGCTATTCCTGGTGTTGGGGTGTGCATGGCCAATGCCTACATGAAGATGCAGGCACACTCACACGAATCACCCGAATTCGTGCCATATTCTCACCTGCGTATCCGCACTAAGGTGCGTATTTACAGTGCTTGTCCACAACTGTATACACCAACTATATCTTTTACATATTTTACTGCGCCCATACAGAAATTTCCCTGGGGTGATGGAAACCACAGTCTGTTCCACAACTCCCACGCCAACCCTCTTCCTGATGGCTACGAGGGCTCCGATCACTGAGAGGATCAGTCCTCTTTGTCAGATGTGTCCTGCTGCACGCTTTAAACTACAGCCTGCAGTGTACATGATTTAATTATACTGGCTGAGGGCCCAAGCTGCAGCTCCATTGTTAACCGGTGCTACCAGAAAGCAATAAAAAACTCTTTGTGCTGTAATACAATGAGTGactttttctttaaacaaaatTGGAGTTGAgcttaatgaatgtatgtgaGCATGTTCAGTTATTTTATTCTCATTTTCTATAAGTGTCATGCTGTCTTTCTAAGAATTAAAGCATAATTCTAACATTCAAATTAAAGctaaaacattattatttatatctttaAATAAGAGCTCCAGCTTTAAGTGTAAGCTGTGATGTTTTGATCAAGCATTCTTGACAACATGTATCATTCAATATATCATCATATAGTGGCTCCATGTGGAAAATTTGAtattgtgtaaacacacacattcaatgaCACGAACGAGTGCTCTTCCAACAGTATATTCAGTGGCATAAATTTATATGTGACAGTTAATCCTCATACACTGTATATCTGCTATTTCATATCATCTCTATGTACAAAATAAACATCTGGTTCCTAGACCAACCCTGATAGTTCCAGCTACATGACATTTATCAAATGCACAATATACACTTGTTTATATTAttcccaaataaaaaaaaataaaaatcattatACAAATTATAACAAAATGATGTCATGCTGGGACAGGCtacaattacaaaaacaaaaagtactTCAAAAATCATGAAAATAAATTAACAGTCACTTCATACAGCGCGCTTTGCTGTTGTAACGGGCACTATGCAGGTTTTTGACAAAAGTTAGACAATGACAACTGAAGCTCATCGGCTCTAAATGACTCTGTGCCCTCTGAATTTATGCCACAAATCACTTCACTCAGTAATCACTCCTCACTCAGCTCAGAGCTACTGAGACCAAACTTATCAGATCCTGTTTCACAGCCTCTGTACAGTCAGCCTCTCTAACTAGCCTGCGAAGGCAATGTCCAGCAACCGAGGAGGACGCGAAGGGCCGAGGACAGTTCTGACAGCCCAGCAGCATAGACACGCAGGCCCGGCCCAGTGCTGAGTAGCTGTACCGCTGGGAAAACCAGTACACTTGGGGGAGCAGTGCAGCAAGGGCCATCCCAGCTTCTGAGGAAGAATGAGAATCCTGAGTTGAAGTTTTAACCAAGTTCTTTGGTCTTAATGTCAACTCTGGATTGACTGATTTGTCCACTGATGAACACACTGATTTAGAAACTGGAGTCACACTTCTGATCTTGCTCGTGTCTGGGGTTAAAGTATCGAGTCCTCTGCTGACTTTATATGCTGATCCAGTCAAAGGAATTTTCTTGCTGTCTGTTTGTTGCAGTTTCTTTGTCTGTCCAGATaaattctgtgtttgtttcttaaaTCCAGTGAGCTCCAGCTCAGATGTTCGACTAGCCAGGTTCTCCTCAGCAGACTCAGAGCAATCTTGGTCCATGTCAGCTTTTTCATTGTTGTCCTCTGTGGGTGCAGCCTGTTGAGCAGCCTTATTGGAATAGCACAGAAGGAGCGACACACAAAGATCTTCCAGTTCTCTCTGCAGTTCAGTTACCAAAAACCTACAAGCTCCAATCATCACCTCACCTAAAGGTGTCTTTTGGAATTCCAAGTTTTCTGTTGAGGGCTCCCCTGTCTTCTTTTGGCAAACAGTCAGTCCACTGAAGACCAATGCACCCAAAGCCTCACACTGCCCCCCTGCTTCCTCTCTTTCCTTCGACATTTCTGGGTCCTTGGTAAGGCGACACCCATGCAGATAATGCAGCACTGGTACTAACATACCTGTGCTGACACCTTTGATGTGAATAGCTTCTTCTGCTTTGGCCTGAGCTTCTTCAAACCCACCTCGCAACAGACCCCTGAAGTATTCAGAGCCAACACTACATTCCACCCCAGCCACAGCCTCACTGTTGGCCGGGACACGGGTCCCATCGTCCAGATGTAAGAGCAGGTCGAAGTTCGAAACACCATAAGGACATCTGTCAGCCAGCCGAGGCTTTTTATGGGGAGGGGGAGAAGCTCTGCCATTTTTACCAACTGATTCTGTTGttactgtatttatatattttgtgtCAAGCTCAGTTTTAATGTTACCTGTCAGAGTAGACAGACATCCAGTCAGGAGGGAGAAGTACAGAGAACGGAGCTGGGAGGTCAAACCTGAATGTGGTGAATTACATAACTCAGAGAGCAGCTTTCTAAATTCAGTGGGATGGTCATCacccacatcatcatcatcatcatcatcatcatcatcatcatcacagtccAGGGGTTGCAAAGCCAGGAGCAGTCCACCACTGTCCAGAAGAAGTTTCTTTAAGAGGGCCTTGTTGCTGTAGGAGAAAAAGAAACTTTAAACGTCTTTATAGAAGGATTATGAATAAAGTGTGGGCAATATTCATGTAAATCACAGAGCACTGTAGTATAAATAATATCTACTGAGATAAATTAAACAAGAATGccattatatttatacatacatataccACTCACCTGCTGATTAATGGCAGAGTCAGTGCACAGTTCATCTTGTCTGACTCGGAGCCAGACAGCATCACATGTGTTAATACCCCAGAGCCAAATCCAGACTCACACTGGACACGCAGATTATTGAGAAGAGCAACACCTACAATGACAGAACACATTTAGACATAACTAAAAATGCTGATGTTAAAATTGAGGAAAATGACAGCACAAGTGTCTGTACACAGTAACAGAAACACTGCGTAACTTACTGTGGAACTTACCGAGCTGTTTAACTTTGGCTTTCACGCGGTCTGTCTGCCTCTCGTCTCCTTTTAATCTTCCTTCTCTCTGGCAGAGGTGATGGTATATCAGTGCTACAGAACCGGTTCGGACCAGAGCCTGTAAGCAGTTTGGGTTGCAGCTAAGCCGGCAAAGCATACGAAAGCACCTGCTGCTTGGGTCCTGGTGCTGAGTGAGGTAGTACAGCAAGCCGGACAGAATGCCTGGGCTGACCAGAGCAGTGCTGGGATCAGTGGCATGGGAGAAGCGTGAAAGTAGCAGCAGGATGGGAGACTCGGGTGTCCAGGGTTCAGGGTGGTAAGGGTGATGGTAAGCCGGGCGGGACAAAGATGGAGGGGTGTCAAGGGTGACCTTACTCAAACACGCTGATGAATGAGAACGCTGCCTCCTTCTGTGTGGTGATGAGAACTTTGATGGAGAGACGGGAGTTTGAGTTGTTTTAGTAGGAGAGGAGATGGCGGAAGAAGAAGGCTGGGTTTGGGGTGTGAGTGAACAGGAAGGAGAAGATGAAGGGGGCACGGGGGAAGGCTGAGGAGCTTTTTTGGAAGCAGAAGAAACAGTGGGGCTGCATGATGGAGGGACTTTAACAGAGGGACTGGAATATGGATTTGGGGAAGAGGTCTGAGGGGATGAAGATAGTGGAAGCTGAAGACTGCCCCATTCCCCATCAACACTTGAGGAATCTAGTAGATCTCCCTCAGAAGATATTAATCCCTCAGACACCAGCCAAGACCTGGAGAGAGGAATGAAGATCCACATAATATAAATAACAGTAATATAACcttttaaaggaaaaacaataaaaaaatgaacattttattttcattaccTGAGACTCAAAAAGCTTGATGAACATAGGCCTTGCTCCCGGCCAGTTTCCTCTTTCTTGAATCCCTCAGGAGCAGGATAGTCAAATGAATCAAAACATGAGGAAGGCAGTAGCTCAGTGGGAGACACGCTGGCAGAGGGACTGGCATCCATCTTCTCAGCTGACTGCTCCTCTCCTTTGGTGAGCTCAACTAGCCGTGCAACAAGAAGAGGGACCAGCCCTAATTCTTGCAACTGCTCCATGGCAGATTCATCAAATACAAAGTCTACACAGGCCAGAATAGCTAATCGGGAGAGTGGATGACTTTGATGAGCAGACAAAAAGCCAATTAGGACCTCCAACCCACCACTCTCTTTCACCTTGGCCCGGTTCACCGCCTCTTTACAGCACAAGCACAGAGCCTTAAGGAAGACTCCTGACTTCAGGGGATCCCTCTTTACTTCCTCAGTGAACTTTTGAATGACCCCCAGTGATCCCACAAGAGGGCGCAGGCAGCCCTGAGAGCACAGGTTAGCCAATGTTTTTAGGGCTAGCTCTTCGTAAGGCTTACCAGACTCCCCTGATGCCATGACACCAAGCTGAGTAAGGACACCAGAACGGGACACCTCCCTGGCACATTCAACACCACAGCCCCTGGTCAGCTCATGGAGGGTCCTGAGCGCTGCCCGTCTCAACCCCTGTGGATATTCTGGAGTGATCAGAGGGGCAAGAGAAGATAAGGTCCCTTGGGTGAGAAGTGAGAGGCGGTTTGAAGGTGTATCTGAGAGGTAGAGAAGGGCCCGAGCAGCTGACTGAGCACACTCCAGTTTGGGACAGGGTTCTTTGGGTGGAGCAGTGGTGGGGGAGGATGGGGCAGAAGAGAGAGACacgcagaggaggagaagaggaacaCCACCTGCATGAAAAAAGGGGAAATTAGATGACAAATAATAAAGATACCcaaaaatatttaacaaattAGACCATATCTGCAATGCAAGCAGAGGAACTCAGTAGTGTTCCAGATTTACCAGCAGAGTGGATGAGTGCAGAGCTCTCTGGATCCATAGCCAAGTTCCCCAAAGCCCGGGCAGCTCGGTTCTGGACAGTCTCCAAGGTGACATTTTTCTTCAGTATGTCCACTGAAGCAGTCAAGATATGTTTTAACATGTCATTAAATGTGATGATACTAAAAACTCATAAAGATCAAAGTCCTCAAAATGAACTTCAAGTCACAACTTACCTACAATATTTATTCCATCCAGCTTACGAACCTATAATGGAAGACATTTTTATTGCAGATTTAAAGAGACCTCTAACAAAAGAGTTAAACTTGTATTATCCTTTTGTCTCACCTCTACGCGTGTCTCCAGCTCAGTGCAGCAGTTAGCAAGGATGCTAAGAGCCAGGTCCAGAGTTTTCCTTGAGCAGTCAGGGTGTTTCAGTAGGTCCAGCAGGGGCCGGAGACCACCTTGACTTCTAAATCTGGTAATGCCGGCCTTGTCACCCTTGATGTGCTGTGTCCGGATAGCAACAAGGGCTCGCCACTGAGAAACTCTGTACCTCTTGTCCATTTCTTTGCCACCACCTGAGTCTTCCAGACCATGCCCCTGCTGTTCGGTCCCTGATCCGCATTTCGAAAGGTGAGCCAAGCACCAAGTCAAAGAAGACTCTGGTGATGATGGGTGTCCATCTCTGGGGGGTGCTCTTGAGAGCTTACAATCAGGTGATGCAGCCATAGTCCCTCTTCTGACTGGTGGGCAACAggattatttgttttaattttctttttcttacataAGATACATAGTAAAGACGCTGTGAAGGGTCCCTGGACACCTTAAATAATACTTAGACATTAAATAACTTGTACTTACTTTAAATTgttaaataattattattagatGCTGAAACGCACTCTTATTAAGTgtattcattttcattaaagtttaaaatgtaacattcTGGTTTTATCAGAAAACTACAGATACCAGCATAAAAAGTAAAATTGTACCACCTGACACCGCAGTCGCTGATGGGAGATGAAGTTCCAACAGCTTCGGTCCACTCTAAAAAAACAGGCCCACATCGTGAGAAGGCCGAACAAGCGTCATTCTACGTTATAAACGTGTATTTGCTGAATGTACCATAGTTTTGCACAATAATGACGAATTAAATCTCTATTTCATCAATGTTTTGTTACCACTGGTCGAATAAtttttgtaaaacaaaatgcaatCGCCCGTATTAGCCGCTAACGCCATCTTTagccaaacaacaaaacaggggCGTCCGAGGGAGGGAGCAGGGAGTGAAGAGGTGGGTTGGGTACAAATATTCTGGGAC of the Parambassis ranga chromosome 8, fParRan2.1, whole genome shotgun sequence genome contains:
- the cox6a2 gene encoding cytochrome c oxidase subunit 6A2, mitochondrial, encoding MSLSPAALAARRVFAAASHSSHEGGARTWKILTIVLAIPGVGVCMANAYMKMQAHSHESPEFVPYSHLRIRTKKFPWGDGNHSLFHNSHANPLPDGYEGSDH
- the armc5 gene encoding armadillo repeat-containing protein 5 isoform X1, producing the protein MSGPKLLELHLPSATAVSVRRGTMAASPDCKLSRAPPRDGHPSSPESSLTWCLAHLSKCGSGTEQQGHGLEDSGGGKEMDKRYRVSQWRALVAIRTQHIKGDKAGITRFRSQGGLRPLLDLLKHPDCSRKTLDLALSILANCCTELETRVEVRKLDGINIVVDILKKNVTLETVQNRAARALGNLAMDPESSALIHSAGGVPLLLLCVSLSSAPSSPTTAPPKEPCPKLECAQSAARALLYLSDTPSNRLSLLTQGTLSSLAPLITPEYPQGLRRAALRTLHELTRGCGVECAREVSRSGVLTQLGVMASGESGKPYEELALKTLANLCSQGCLRPLVGSLGVIQKFTEEVKRDPLKSGVFLKALCLCCKEAVNRAKVKESGGLEVLIGFLSAHQSHPLSRLAILACVDFVFDESAMEQLQELGLVPLLVARLVELTKGEEQSAEKMDASPSASVSPTELLPSSCFDSFDYPAPEGFKKEETGREQGLCSSSFLSLRSWLVSEGLISSEGDLLDSSSVDGEWGSLQLPLSSSPQTSSPNPYSSPSVKVPPSCSPTVSSASKKAPQPSPVPPSSSPSCSLTPQTQPSSSAISSPTKTTQTPVSPSKFSSPHRRRQRSHSSACLSKVTLDTPPSLSRPAYHHPYHPEPWTPESPILLLLSRFSHATDPSTALVSPGILSGLLYYLTQHQDPSSRCFRMLCRLSCNPNCLQALVRTGSVALIYHHLCQREGRLKGDERQTDRVKAKVKQLGKFHSVALLNNLRVQCESGFGSGVLTHVMLSGSESDKMNCALTLPLISSNKALLKKLLLDSGGLLLALQPLDCDDDDDDDDDDDDVGDDHPTEFRKLLSELCNSPHSGLTSQLRSLYFSLLTGCLSTLTGNIKTELDTKYINTVTTESVGKNGRASPPPHKKPRLADRCPYGVSNFDLLLHLDDGTRVPANSEAVAGVECSVGSEYFRGLLRGGFEEAQAKAEEAIHIKGVSTGMLVPVLHYLHGCRLTKDPEMSKEREEAGGQCEALGALVFSGLTVCQKKTGEPSTENLEFQKTPLGEVMIGACRFLVTELQRELEDLCVSLLLCYSNKAAQQAAPTEDNNEKADMDQDCSESAEENLASRTSELELTGFKKQTQNLSGQTKKLQQTDSKKIPLTGSAYKVSRGLDTLTPDTSKIRSVTPVSKSVCSSVDKSVNPELTLRPKNLVKTSTQDSHSSSEAGMALAALLPQVYWFSQRYSYSALGRACVSMLLGCQNCPRPFASSSVAGHCLRRLVREADCTEAVKQDLISLVSVALS
- the armc5 gene encoding armadillo repeat-containing protein 5 isoform X2, which gives rise to MSGPKLLELHLPSATAVSVRRGTMAASPDCKLSRAPPRDGHPSSPESSLTWCLAHLSKCGSGTEQQGHGLEDSGGGKEMDKRYRVSQWRALVAIRTQHIKGDKAGITRFRSQGGLRPLLDLLKHPDCSRKTLDLALSILANCCTELETRVEVRKLDGINIVVDILKKNVTLETVQNRAARALGNLAMDPESSALIHSAGGVPLLLLCVSLSSAPSSPTTAPPKEPCPKLECAQSAARALLYLSDTPSNRLSLLTQGTLSSLAPLITPEYPQGLRRAALRTLHELTRGCGVECAREVSRSGVLTQLGVMASGESGKPYEELALKTLANLCSQGCLRPLVGSLGVIQKFTEEVKRDPLKSGVFLKALCLCCKEAVNRAKVKESGGLEVLIGFLSAHQSHPLSRLAILACVDFVFDESAMEQLQELGLVPLLVARLVELTKGEEQSAEKMDASPSASVSPTELLPSSCFDSFDYPAPEGFKKEETGREQGLCSSSFLSLRSWLVSEGLISSEGDLLDSSSVDGEWGSLQLPLSSSPQTSSPNPYSSPSVKVPPSCSPTVSSASKKAPQPSPVPPSSSPSCSLTPQTQPSSSAISSPTKTTQTPVSPSKFSSPHRRRQRSHSSACLSKVTLDTPPSLSRPAYHHPYHPEPWTPESPILLLLSRFSHATDPSTALVSPGILSGLLYYLTQHQDPSSRCFRMLCRLSCNPNCLQALVRTGSVALIYHHLCQREGRLKGDERQTDRVKAKVKQLGVALLNNLRVQCESGFGSGVLTHVMLSGSESDKMNCALTLPLISSNKALLKKLLLDSGGLLLALQPLDCDDDDDDDDDDDDVGDDHPTEFRKLLSELCNSPHSGLTSQLRSLYFSLLTGCLSTLTGNIKTELDTKYINTVTTESVGKNGRASPPPHKKPRLADRCPYGVSNFDLLLHLDDGTRVPANSEAVAGVECSVGSEYFRGLLRGGFEEAQAKAEEAIHIKGVSTGMLVPVLHYLHGCRLTKDPEMSKEREEAGGQCEALGALVFSGLTVCQKKTGEPSTENLEFQKTPLGEVMIGACRFLVTELQRELEDLCVSLLLCYSNKAAQQAAPTEDNNEKADMDQDCSESAEENLASRTSELELTGFKKQTQNLSGQTKKLQQTDSKKIPLTGSAYKVSRGLDTLTPDTSKIRSVTPVSKSVCSSVDKSVNPELTLRPKNLVKTSTQDSHSSSEAGMALAALLPQVYWFSQRYSYSALGRACVSMLLGCQNCPRPFASSSVAGHCLRRLVREADCTEAVKQDLISLVSVALS
- the armc5 gene encoding armadillo repeat-containing protein 5 isoform X3, producing MAASPDCKLSRAPPRDGHPSSPESSLTWCLAHLSKCGSGTEQQGHGLEDSGGGKEMDKRYRVSQWRALVAIRTQHIKGDKAGITRFRSQGGLRPLLDLLKHPDCSRKTLDLALSILANCCTELETRVEVRKLDGINIVVDILKKNVTLETVQNRAARALGNLAMDPESSALIHSAGGVPLLLLCVSLSSAPSSPTTAPPKEPCPKLECAQSAARALLYLSDTPSNRLSLLTQGTLSSLAPLITPEYPQGLRRAALRTLHELTRGCGVECAREVSRSGVLTQLGVMASGESGKPYEELALKTLANLCSQGCLRPLVGSLGVIQKFTEEVKRDPLKSGVFLKALCLCCKEAVNRAKVKESGGLEVLIGFLSAHQSHPLSRLAILACVDFVFDESAMEQLQELGLVPLLVARLVELTKGEEQSAEKMDASPSASVSPTELLPSSCFDSFDYPAPEGFKKEETGREQGLCSSSFLSLRSWLVSEGLISSEGDLLDSSSVDGEWGSLQLPLSSSPQTSSPNPYSSPSVKVPPSCSPTVSSASKKAPQPSPVPPSSSPSCSLTPQTQPSSSAISSPTKTTQTPVSPSKFSSPHRRRQRSHSSACLSKVTLDTPPSLSRPAYHHPYHPEPWTPESPILLLLSRFSHATDPSTALVSPGILSGLLYYLTQHQDPSSRCFRMLCRLSCNPNCLQALVRTGSVALIYHHLCQREGRLKGDERQTDRVKAKVKQLGKFHSVALLNNLRVQCESGFGSGVLTHVMLSGSESDKMNCALTLPLISSNKALLKKLLLDSGGLLLALQPLDCDDDDDDDDDDDDVGDDHPTEFRKLLSELCNSPHSGLTSQLRSLYFSLLTGCLSTLTGNIKTELDTKYINTVTTESVGKNGRASPPPHKKPRLADRCPYGVSNFDLLLHLDDGTRVPANSEAVAGVECSVGSEYFRGLLRGGFEEAQAKAEEAIHIKGVSTGMLVPVLHYLHGCRLTKDPEMSKEREEAGGQCEALGALVFSGLTVCQKKTGEPSTENLEFQKTPLGEVMIGACRFLVTELQRELEDLCVSLLLCYSNKAAQQAAPTEDNNEKADMDQDCSESAEENLASRTSELELTGFKKQTQNLSGQTKKLQQTDSKKIPLTGSAYKVSRGLDTLTPDTSKIRSVTPVSKSVCSSVDKSVNPELTLRPKNLVKTSTQDSHSSSEAGMALAALLPQVYWFSQRYSYSALGRACVSMLLGCQNCPRPFASSSVAGHCLRRLVREADCTEAVKQDLISLVSVALS